In Bacteroidota bacterium, one genomic interval encodes:
- the floA gene encoding flotillin-like protein FloA (flotillin-like protein involved in membrane lipid rafts), translated as MEAVLSGTMIFFIVGAVIFLMFFLYFVPIGLWITAVSSGVKVKIFKDLVGMRLRKINPNVIVRAKITATKAGIEVEIPKLEAHLLAGGNVDKVVMALVSADKAQLNLSFERATAIDLAGRDVLEAVKMSVNPKVIETPLVAAMAKDGIQLKAVARITVRTNIERLVGGAGEATILARVGEGIVSTIGSSESHKHVLENPDSISKVVLSKGLDSGTAFEILSIDIADVDVGANIGAKLQADQAQADLQIARARAEERRAAAVALEQEMNAEVARQKAKVIEAEAEVPKAIAEAFRSGNLGIMDYYNLKNVQADTSMRESIARPDDSKSKPTS; from the coding sequence ATGGAAGCTGTTTTATCCGGTACAATGATATTCTTCATTGTTGGTGCTGTAATCTTTCTAATGTTTTTCCTTTACTTCGTTCCAATCGGACTTTGGATAACAGCGGTATCATCCGGTGTTAAAGTAAAAATATTCAAAGACCTTGTTGGAATGCGACTCAGAAAAATAAATCCAAATGTAATTGTGCGTGCTAAAATCACAGCTACCAAGGCAGGGATTGAAGTGGAGATTCCGAAACTTGAAGCCCACCTGCTGGCAGGTGGAAATGTGGATAAAGTAGTAATGGCGCTGGTTTCTGCAGATAAAGCACAATTGAATCTTTCCTTTGAACGGGCTACCGCAATCGATCTGGCTGGCAGGGATGTTCTTGAAGCCGTAAAAATGTCGGTAAATCCTAAAGTGATTGAGACTCCCCTCGTCGCTGCCATGGCAAAAGACGGTATTCAGTTGAAAGCAGTTGCAAGAATCACTGTCAGAACAAATATTGAGAGACTTGTCGGTGGTGCCGGAGAAGCTACCATTCTTGCCAGAGTTGGCGAGGGTATCGTTTCAACCATCGGTTCGTCTGAAAGTCACAAACATGTACTCGAAAATCCTGATTCAATTTCCAAAGTGGTTTTAAGCAAGGGACTTGACAGCGGAACAGCATTTGAGATCCTTTCAATTGACATCGCTGATGTGGATGTTGGTGCAAATATCGGTGCCAAACTTCAAGCGGATCAGGCTCAGGCAGATCTTCAGATCGCCCGTGCCCGCGCAGAAGAGCGTAGAGCTGCAGCAGTTGCCCTCGAGCAGGAGATGAATGCTGAAGTCGCCCGCCAGAAAGCCAAAGTTATTGAAGCCGAAGCAGAAGTGCCCAAAGCAATCGCAGAAGCCTTCAGATCGGGTAACCTTGGAATCATGGATTATTACAACTTAAAAAATGTTCAGGCTGACACCTCAATGAGAGAATCGATAGCCAGACCTGACGATTCAAAATCGAAACCGACAAGCTAA
- a CDS encoding ATP-dependent Clp protease ATP-binding subunit, protein MDGSFSDRLQDVIRLSREEAVRLGHDYIGTEHLLLGIIREGQGVAVRILKNLDCDLLELKKVIEDSLRSSGGTLTIGNLPLTKQAEKILKITQIEAKIYKADVIGTEHLLLSLLRDEDTLATQILMQFGLSYEAAKSELNSLLSSRENPDKSSQGSVPPPQGKKTEKTKTPVLDNFGRDLTKLAIEDKLDPVIGRENEIERVAQILSRRKKNNPVLIGEPGVGKTAIAEGLAIRIIQKKVPRILQDKRVVTLDLAGLVAGTKYRGQFEERMKALLTELEKAKEVIIFIDELHTIVGAGGASGSLDASNMFKPALARGDFQCIGATTLDEYRKYIETDGALDRRFQKVMVEPPSYDDTIKILENIKIKYEEHHHVSYSTAAVESAVKMSMRYITDRHLPDKAIDVIDEAGSRVHMRNYEVPVEILKMEDDVENVRKEKAAVVKRQDYEEAARLRDTERTLLAELEKAKDEWELKSKENIFDVTEEDIATVVAMMTGIPVTRVAQTESDKLLNMEEALKGSIIGQDEAVKKLTKAIRRARAGLKNPDRPIGSFIFLGPTGVGKTELCKVLAKYLFDTEDALIKIDMSEYMEKFAVSRLVGAPPGYVGYEEGGQLTEKVRRKPYSVVLFDEIEKAHPDIFSLLLQVLDEGRLTDSLGRKVDFKNTIIIMTSNIGLRDIKPLGSFGFNADGVADQYNNMKSVIDDAVKKLFSPEFLNRLDDQIVFRNLTKEDILKIIDVEIKDLLKNIHDNKLELVIEDSAKSFLADKGFDPKFGARPLKRAIQNYIEDPLSEEILRGSFKEGTRVIARHVDENDFLVFMDEKSLEVGSDLSV, encoded by the coding sequence ATGGATGGAAGTTTTTCGGACAGGCTACAGGATGTAATAAGGCTCAGCAGAGAAGAGGCTGTAAGACTTGGACATGATTATATCGGCACAGAGCATCTCCTGCTTGGGATTATCCGCGAGGGCCAGGGCGTAGCTGTTCGGATTTTGAAGAATCTCGATTGTGATTTACTTGAGTTGAAAAAAGTAATAGAAGATTCTTTGCGTTCGAGTGGTGGTACACTCACTATCGGCAATTTGCCACTGACTAAACAGGCAGAAAAGATTTTAAAGATTACTCAGATTGAAGCAAAAATCTACAAAGCCGATGTCATCGGTACAGAACATCTTTTGCTCTCACTCCTCAGGGATGAAGATACCCTTGCCACTCAGATTCTGATGCAATTCGGTTTGTCTTATGAGGCTGCAAAAAGTGAGTTGAACAGTCTGCTTTCAAGCAGGGAAAACCCTGATAAATCGTCACAAGGCTCAGTTCCACCTCCTCAAGGAAAGAAAACCGAGAAAACCAAAACACCTGTTCTTGATAATTTTGGAAGGGATTTGACAAAACTCGCCATCGAGGATAAACTCGATCCCGTCATCGGCAGGGAAAATGAGATCGAAAGAGTTGCGCAGATTCTCAGCAGAAGAAAGAAAAACAATCCGGTACTTATCGGTGAACCCGGTGTGGGTAAAACTGCCATTGCCGAAGGTTTGGCAATCAGAATCATACAGAAAAAGGTTCCCAGAATCCTTCAGGACAAAAGAGTTGTCACTCTCGATCTTGCCGGACTTGTAGCAGGAACAAAATATCGTGGTCAGTTTGAGGAAAGAATGAAAGCCCTTTTGACCGAGCTTGAAAAGGCAAAGGAAGTAATCATTTTCATTGATGAACTTCATACAATTGTTGGTGCAGGCGGTGCTTCGGGCTCACTTGATGCTTCAAACATGTTCAAACCTGCACTCGCAAGAGGCGATTTCCAGTGTATTGGTGCCACCACACTCGATGAATACAGAAAATACATTGAAACTGATGGCGCACTCGACAGAAGATTTCAAAAAGTGATGGTTGAGCCGCCAAGTTATGACGACACAATCAAAATCCTCGAGAACATTAAAATTAAATATGAAGAACATCACCATGTGAGTTATTCGACTGCTGCAGTCGAATCTGCCGTAAAGATGAGCATGAGGTACATCACCGACAGACACCTTCCAGACAAAGCGATAGATGTTATTGATGAAGCAGGAAGCCGTGTACACATGAGAAATTATGAGGTTCCAGTTGAAATTCTCAAGATGGAAGACGATGTTGAAAATGTGAGAAAAGAGAAGGCTGCGGTTGTCAAAAGACAGGATTATGAGGAAGCCGCCCGTCTTCGCGATACTGAAAGAACCCTTCTCGCAGAGCTCGAAAAAGCCAAAGATGAATGGGAGCTTAAGTCAAAAGAAAATATTTTCGATGTTACCGAAGAGGATATCGCAACGGTCGTGGCGATGATGACAGGTATCCCAGTTACCAGAGTTGCTCAGACGGAATCGGATAAACTTCTGAATATGGAAGAGGCTCTTAAAGGGAGCATCATCGGTCAGGACGAAGCCGTTAAGAAACTTACAAAGGCTATCAGGAGAGCAAGAGCCGGATTAAAGAACCCCGACAGACCAATAGGAAGTTTTATTTTCCTCGGTCCTACCGGCGTTGGAAAAACCGAGCTCTGCAAAGTTCTTGCCAAATACCTTTTCGATACCGAGGATGCCCTTATCAAGATTGATATGAGTGAGTACATGGAAAAATTCGCCGTTTCGAGACTCGTTGGAGCGCCTCCGGGATATGTCGGTTATGAAGAAGGCGGGCAGCTTACTGAAAAAGTCAGAAGAAAACCTTACTCGGTAGTACTGTTTGATGAGATAGAAAAAGCTCATCCCGATATCTTTTCTCTTCTGTTGCAGGTACTCGATGAGGGAAGACTGACTGACAGCCTCGGAAGAAAAGTGGATTTCAAGAACACAATCATTATTATGACTTCAAATATTGGTCTGAGAGATATAAAACCTCTCGGCTCCTTTGGGTTCAATGCCGACGGAGTTGCGGATCAATATAACAATATGAAAAGTGTAATTGATGATGCTGTGAAAAAACTTTTCAGTCCCGAATTTCTTAACAGGCTTGATGATCAGATCGTTTTTAGAAATCTTACGAAAGAAGATATCCTGAAAATTATCGATGTGGAAATTAAGGACCTGTTAAAGAATATTCATGACAACAAACTTGAGCTCGTGATTGAGGATTCTGCCAAGAGTTTCCTTGCAGACAAAGGCTTCGATCCCAAATTCGGTGCCCGTCCTCTAAAAAGAGCGATTCAGAACTATATTGAAGATCCTCTCTCGGAAGAAATTCTTAGAGGGTCATTCAAAGAAGGAACCCGCGTGATTGCAAGACATGTGGACGAAAATGATTTTCTCGTCTTTATGGATGAAAAATCACTCGAGGTTGGTTCCGATCTTAGTGTTTAA
- a CDS encoding 4a-hydroxytetrahydrobiopterin dehydratase, with protein sequence MLKLPDEMINNELAGLNGWQREGDTITKIYSLGNFSEVVQAVNKIAELAEDQNHHPDILMFGWNKLRITTSTHDANGITGRDFKLASAIEQKIFSGR encoded by the coding sequence ATGTTAAAACTGCCCGATGAAATGATCAATAACGAACTCGCAGGCTTAAACGGCTGGCAGAGAGAAGGTGACACAATCACCAAAATATACAGCCTCGGTAATTTTTCCGAAGTGGTACAGGCTGTAAATAAAATTGCCGAACTTGCTGAAGATCAGAACCACCACCCCGATATCCTGATGTTCGGCTGGAACAAGTTAAGAATAACCACTTCCACACACGATGCCAACGGAATTACCGGCAGGGATTTTAAACTTGCCTCGGCAATTGAGCAAAAAATATTTTCCGGGAGATAA